The genomic region CGGTGAACTGTTGATGTTGACGTTCAAGTGGGAGGAGTCAAACGGCTGGTCGGCCTCCAATATGTTGAAGATGGTTTCCTCCTGGTGGTCCGGCGACTCCGACAGCGCCAACATGGAGGTGCACAAAATTCGCATTCGGGCTGGAGAGACGCAGCAAAAGTAAGTTTCTAGAACTTTGGGATATTCTGCTTTTCCGGAGTGCATTATGACTAACTACAATATGTTCTCCAGGGTTGTATTTTGCGTCAAAGATCCCGATTCTACCAACTTAACGCAAGAGCTTACCTTTGTCAAATGTAAGGACTCGTGGCGAGGGAATCCAAAACGCTCATCCAAAAGGTAAATCAACTTTTCTCACCTGCTTTTACCTCCACAAAATAATCACAATGTCAAGGATTGGACAATAAAAACATCTTTATCTGTAGAATCACCTTGGAGGCTCACTGACCCTGCAGAGAAAACAACCTTCACTACCCCGTGCGTCCTTTTGCACTTAGTCAATAATTTATTTGATGTAACATAAAAAAAGCCTCACACTGACTGACTTGTATATAGCattatatcctttttttttttttttaaacatcacaTATGTTAATACTGTAAACTGTTAGTTTGGTTTTATGAGTAATTAATCAATGTATCATTAGTGCCGAAAGAGATAGACTGATGTTACCTTCCCAAAGAgacagggatgtttttttattattattttttttagcgtCTCGATGTACTGTACGAAACCAACAAAGCATTCACCACTGTGGCCCTGCATGTGACTGCGGGACTGGATCAGTGTGCCTTAAGCCCAACCAAGCGCTTTGTTGCCGTGTATGCATTTTATGGGTGCTTTATTTGTGTTATGACTGCAAAAAGATGTTACTATACTGTCTTTCCACTCGGTTACAATGAAATATTACTCAGCTGGTACCTCAACAAAcacctgatgtttttttttttaaatgcagtaTAATAATGCTTGGTAATATTACATTATTTGTGTGTGACCACAAGAGATCGGTACGGTAATCATTGTGACTTTATTTTCCATCTCAAAAACACGTGCACATATTCTGTTTTTGCACTGACTGCATGGGTGGGTCATTTTTAAACCATGTACAGGCGGGATTTGATGTGAATAAGCGATAATTGACTTGTCTTGACTTGTAAAAAGCACTGGCTTGGGTTTTATCTGTTGTCCTTGTACATAATGTAAATACGTGGCGTTATAATGTGTATATTTAATAAACAACACATGAGAGGTCATCTTGTCCTCATGTTTTTTGATAAAGAAGTGGAAATTGTTGTTAATTTACTTTAAAATAATGTTGTCCTTGCACAGGTTTTCAGCAATTATCTTTAagcttatttgaaaaataaatcaactcATTTTCTAGGTACTTTTGTAGATCTACTCTTCAAGGACAGTATATTCATTTTTATAAACATTTTGGGGTCATATGAGGTGAAGTATTTGGGCCAAAGGACATGACAGTGCCAGTGTTGTACCAGTATAAGCAATGTGATGGAAACCTGGACTCCCATCAGATGCCTCGCGCATTAGCACTCTGGttcaaagacaacaacaacacggTGATGGAATGGAGGGAAAGTTCGCTGGGACTTTTCAGGGCTCTCTAAAATGGCCACCCGCATATGTTGGGTATGCAAAGGCCCTTGCAGTTGGCAGCTTTTTTTTCCATAACACATGCTGTAACGTGAGAAGGCAATTCACATCGTCATGTATTGCCATAATATAGCCAAGAAAAATATCACTGATGACCTAAAGTTAGTGTGAAGATGGAATAATTTATGACCTATGACAGcattttgaatttatttttttattatctgtGATAGGCTAGTTAGCTCTGAAAAGCTTATCTACAATTGATTGCTTTGGGCTCCACCCACTGACCCGCGACTCTCATGGCGCGTCCTCGCCTGTGTGATGATTTCTTCCATTTCAGGTATATTTTAAGTGTTGAATAATGAAGAACATGACAAAttaatatatatacgtataattttTGAGTGCTTTGAGCCGAATATAATCACGTGTTTGGAGATGCTAGCAAAAAATATCGctaagctaacgttagcttcTGACTGGCTAGCGGGTTGTGTTTATATGTAAATAAATTGCAGATGTCAGTTAATTCATTTAAATGCCATTTtaatatttcattatttcaacTATTCAGTATTTTAGGGTGTAACAAAAGCAGCGTCTCCAAGGAAGTTTCTTGAAATGGAATTCTAGACATTTCGTGATGTGAAATGCCAGATAAATTAAtgaaatttgtttgatatatctTCAGGGTGAGTTAGTCCAAGTTTCTGGTGTCCAGAGTTTGACCACAAAGGCAGACAGTGCAGCTCATGACTGTAGACAGGGCCAGGATAGCCAACAAGATGGCCCACCAGTGAGCCTGTGGACACAAAAATCCAAATATTGCTGTTTGTGAGAGATCAGGAACCCCCACCACAAAAAAAACGAAAGTAACTACCACAAAATTCTGAAAATGAGTCAGCAAACAATTATGGTGAAAGTATAGGCGGGTTTCCATAAGAGAAGATTGTTTCCCCATCTACAGTGAAACGGCTCATTGAGGTGCTCTTAAATCCGGATGAGCATTCCAGATTTGTCACGCTGTCAAGAAGATCTAAAATCGCTACCTCGCACCCAAAAATCTAAGGAGAGATTAATGAAAGGACATTTAGCTGATGTGTTGAGCTGAGAAACACAAACTTCTAGCAAACATTTGCTGCTGTTTCTCGTCAGACCCAAATCTTTGGCCGATTTTCCCccctaaatataaaataaaatcttaTTCAGCAATATTGTGCCACTTTTGAAGGTCAACTTTCACACTACCTTCATCCACTCTCCCAGGTCTTCATATTCATCAAGGTTGAGGAAGGAGTTCTTCAACCTGGCGATGGGGCCGTCTGCGTCCAATAGGCGACAAACGTGGAATTTGTCGCAGTAGCCTTGGTTGCCCATGCATGGCGCCCCACCCACCAGGGGCAAAACCTTTTTCTGGAAGTGACGGGACAACACGGAGGAGGTGGTGCTTGCACATGTGTCCGGCTCACCTGCCATTGGAAATGCAATAGGATAAACAGACAGGTAAAGCAGATTTAACCCCGAAATAATTCtgttatttatgttagcttAACGGAAAACAGCCCAAAGGGGGCTTCTATACAAATTGACACAAGCGGTAAGTATAGGAGTGTAAACATTTTTTTCGGGCAGAGGGGCATTGAGGTTACCGGGCTGCTGGCAGCACAAGAGGCATTTCTGCTTCTTGGAATCACCTGGACAATCACACTGCTCCAGGTTGTGTTTCACACATACAGACTCGGCACAGACCTGcaggccccccccaaaaaaaatacaacagtaAACAAACGCATAACTTTTGTTGGAGTTgagtacagattttttttttcagtcccaCCCCATTGAAGCAGACACGGGTCCCTTGACTGCAGAGGGTGAGGTTTTCTTTAGGGCTTGGATCGGGGCACAGTGCTGAGTGACCTGAACAATTGCTCTCCTTCTGACAGTCCGTTTCTTCGTCACAGGTTTGAAGTTCTGACTTGAAGCTGCACTCCTGACTGCAGCAAAGGCCTTGACTGGGACTAGAAAACAGGAGGCACGTGTCAGTTGCACAGATGCTACAAAGCAGgtatccattttttttatgtccaGTGAAAGCTCActacaattaaaatattttcttgatTGCTTGTATTTTCATAAATGTACCTGCATACTTTGCCAGGCTTTAGGCGACACTGCACCCCTACTCGTTCTTTTGTGCTATAGCAGCAGAGGTCCGTGTAATTGTGTCCCACGTCACACTCCTCGCCTTCCTCCACTATCTGGTTACCGCATATGGGCGTATCACTGACTGGCCACAGGGGAAGCGCACGTGTAAATACCGTGACAATCCCGAGATAATATTTATAGTGACTCACGCTTGGATATGTGAACACGTGCTCACCCACAAAGCAATCGTCCTTCTTGAGGCGCAGCAGCTCGTTAATGTGTTCAACGCTGCAGGTGGATAGTTTGTCGTTGTTTTCACGCACTTTGTCCGTGGCTTCGGGAAACATCAGGTAGCGGCCATTTCCGCCGGAAGAGCCCAGGCTGCCACAATTAGAGCCTTCATCGTGCTATTCAAATACATACAgtagaaaaaataaatcccaCCTCTGCACTCAGGGCCAACGACGAGGCGCTCTAAAGCTGCCACGCCAGCAGACTATGTAAAGATGCATATTTGAGGTGCAggcatagctagctagctaaaggCACATTGCAATCGTGACATTGACCGCCATGGAGCTGTTATCACGTAAGGAGTCGAGATAGCTTTAGAATGCGATGATGATGACCTTGGAGGAGCAGGGGAATGTCATGTTCTCTTGCTTTGTATAAGAAATGAACTGCTAATGCAATAGATACACAAAAAAATGGTAGTTTTTGTAAAAATGTATAAATTAGACCAACATTTAAAAAGTCAAATCAATTGTCCAGTTTTAATTGAAAAGGAAATAAATTGAATAATATATTAGTCTTCCATATCAGTATGAAACGTGTTAATCAAAGTCTTTACATTTAAAATGAGATCTTCTCAGTTGGGTGTTTACTCATTCCAGGTCTATTGTAATCATGCTCACGGAAGAGGCCAATTAAAGACGGAAACTGCGCTGTAATTAACTTGTAACCGCACTTCCTTTGAGTTCAACGATTTGCCCCATTTGGGAATTGGCTACAAAACAGACCCTTCCTAAAGTCTCTTTTTAGGTCTTCTATTGTGTATATTTGCAAGGATGAAAACGATGCACGGCAATCTGTGGATGGATTGATGGTTCcgtgtaaataaaatgaaagttgAAAGGAGAAAGGACATAAACAAGGCTAATAGCTGTTTGGATTTAATTCCTATGACACGGTGACTCATGCGCATCCACGGTCAGGAAGTAACGATTCAAGGTTGACGTGGTAGAACTAATCAGCTCAGGAGTACCTCTgcgagattcttttttttttctccatggaaatgccCTAAAGGGAGGCCCTGGGTGAAAAGACGCATTTAGCAGAGTGAAAAGGCTTGTGGCTGTTTGCAGTTACAACACATAGAAGTGTATACACATGCAACCGGTGGGTGCACAGAGGCTGTTTTTTGTCATGGTGATTTTGCTGGTGATGGCAGCTCCGAAAAGGAATTCCCTAAAGCTGGTAAACATGCTTATAGTAGTCCAACACAAAGACACGTATGGAGAAAAGTTTTTTTGTGAGACAGGAAGCGGCACTGAGGCTTTTCTGACATTTTGTTACTTGGGCGTTTGGCGCCATGTAGTGGACAAGAATAATTTTGTATCGTAAGACAGAAAAGCGACTGACCGGAGCTCCGAGACTGTGTCCGAGTTCGTGAGCGAGGGTCAACTGGACGTGGCGAGGAGGAAGGAACTGTCCGTAGTTCTGAATCGTGACCAGACCCGTGTTCAGGGTGGAATGGCGGCCGTTAGAAAGGGTGGTGTACTGCGAACAGATTCCTCCCCAGTTACCTACGCACAAGAAGAAAGGAACGAACTGCTTTCATTTGAGTACAACGAATACAATTGGACTTCGTTTCAAATTGTTTGAAGGCTTTGAGGTCAAGGTCAGTCCCTCAAGTTCTTCCACATTATGCTTTGCACCGCATGGGACACAGTCACGCTGCCAACCAAAGTGTCTCCAAAAAGCTTTTgtccatcaagtggacacttcaTGGACTTGAAATTGACAAGGCCCAACAGGACCACCGTAATGTACACACGTCATTGACAAGGTTGCATAACGAACCTTGTGCTACTGGAAATACATTCAACCATCAAGGCGCCTTTGCTTGCTCTGTTTATCAGTCTAAGCGGCCCGAAACGACAGTCAACATGTACacctcagccccccccccccaccttcggGTTTACGTAACACTCCTAAAAGAACAGCGGTGTGTTTACCAACAGCTGGTCATCATCACATGAATGCAACgtggatctgtgacgtcattcagGACTCGCTGTCCAGAAACGGATTGGTCAAAGGGGGCACCTATGAGAGCGCCGACTGATTGTGGGCGACATTATGTGACAGCATGACGCTTCCAAGGTTTTTGCAGAGGCAGCACGTGTCTGGAAACAATGAAACACTGATCTGTGAAGTCGTCTGACTTCCTGGATCAGAGCGTCCCTGATTATACGACTTTCCCAACATCTGGGTTAAagcataaaaatgtgtttgaagCAGGTGGGATAGCTAAAGCTAAGACGAGAAAAAATATGGTGGATCTTAACATAATAGTGAGTGGGTCTGGAATTGGTATAATAGTTAGCTAGCTTTGGCTATTTTGATTGCAGATAGTCGTAAACAATTCCGAAACTGTTTTTGACTTTGACCTTCAAGGTCCTTCATGCTGGACATTTTAAGTGGGCACTGAGCACCCCTAAAGGTCAGCTCCTGCAATTGCCTCCTTCAGTTCGTCCATCACGGCCTGCCATGTGCGGTTtaggttgcatttttttttttttttttttttgcttttatgtaACATATCTTACGCAACCTGACCTGTGGAATCCCTAATTTTGGGGGGGACGGAAAGTGTGTTTGCCTGTTAAAGATATTGCCATTTCAGAGAAATAGGAGTTTACCAGGTGTCATTGGGAACTGTGGGAACCAGCTGTGGGCATCTGGATCTCCCATTAGCATGTTTATGTGGGTGCCATTGTGATGGCTCCCCCCTACCCTATTCGAAAAACAATGACCGCAGAGGC from Syngnathus scovelli strain Florida chromosome 10, RoL_Ssco_1.2, whole genome shotgun sequence harbors:
- the si:ch1073-396h14.1 gene encoding disintegrin and metalloproteinase domain-containing protein 10 isoform X3, which codes for MTCLSHEAIMRAQLCCLLFLLVDSQERITGDASSISPYIKHFEGLSYDREDLHKKHLRARRDAQSQQHMLDLDFTAFHRTFRLRLRRNAGSFSSDFKVVSERGATGADLSHLYSGTLEGEHDSACHGSVLRGQFEGSIHADNVIYHVEAAHRYNISDHHSIIYREDDMVLPTRGNGLDSGFCGAGYLKTLAQSLKPVDQEAAANRARRTLDEAKTCCLIHLTADHRYFNKFGSVEAVVAQVASYMRAVNDIYDKVAFDGLKLINFKVKSLTVMTKENISDPLTPLYIGPEKLLSLYSENNWGNFCLSYLLTNRDYSGVLGLAWEGKAGNWGGICSQYTTLSNGRHSTLNTGLVTIQNYGQFLPPRHVQLTLAHELGHSLGAPHDEGSNCGSLGSSGGNGRYLMFPEATDKVRENNDKLSTCSVEHINELLRLKKDDCFVVSDTPICGNQIVEEGEECDVGHNYTDLCCYSTKERVGVQCRLKPGKVCSPSQGLCCSQECSFKSELQTCDEETDCQKESNCSGHSALCPDPSPKENLTLCSQGTRVCFNGVCAESVCVKHNLEQCDCPGDSKKQKCLLCCQQPGEPDTCASTTSSVLSRHFQKKVLPLVGGAPCMGNQGYCDKFHVCRLLDADGPIARLKNSFLNLDEYEDLGEWMKAHWWAILLAILALSTVMSCTVCLCGQTLDTRNLD
- the si:ch1073-396h14.1 gene encoding disintegrin and metalloproteinase domain-containing protein 10 isoform X2; this translates as MTCLSHEAIMRAQLCCLLFLLVDSQERITGDASSISPYIKHFEGLSYDREDLHKKHLRARRDAQSQQHMLDLDFTAFHRTFRLRLRRNAGSFSSDFKVVSERGATGADLSHLYSGTLEGEHDSACHGSVLRGQFEGSIHADNVIYHVEAAHRYNISDHHSIIYREDDMVLPTRGNGLDSGFCGAGYLKTLAQSLKPVDQEAAANRARRTLDEAKTCCLIHLTADHRYFNKFGSVEAVVAQVASYMRAVNDIYDKVAFDGLKLINFKVKSLTVMTKENISDPLTPLYIGPEKLLSLYSENNWGNFCLSYLLTNRDYSGVLGLAWEGKAGNWGGICSQYTTLSNGRHSTLNTGLVTIQNYGQFLPPRHVQLTLAHELGHSLGAPHDEGSNCGSLGSSGGNGRYLMFPEATDKVRENNDKLSTCSVEHINELLRLKKDDCFVVSDTPICGNQIVEEGEECDVGHNYTDLCCYSTKERVGVQCRLKPGKVCSPSQGLCCSQECSFKSELQTCDEETDCQKESNCSGHSALCPDPSPKENLTLCSQGTRVCFNGVCAESVCVKHNLEQCDCPGEPDTCASTTSSVLSRHFQKKVLPLVGGAPCMGNQGYCDKFHVCRLLDADGPIARLKNSFLNLDEYEDLGEWMKIFGCEVAILDLLDSVTNLECSSGFKSTSMSRFTVDGETIFSYGNPPILSP
- the si:ch1073-396h14.1 gene encoding disintegrin and metalloproteinase domain-containing protein 10 isoform X1: MTCLSHEAIMRAQLCCLLFLLVDSQERITGDASSISPYIKHFEGLSYDREDLHKKHLRARRDAQSQQHMLDLDFTAFHRTFRLRLRRNAGSFSSDFKVVSERGATGADLSHLYSGTLEGEHDSACHGSVLRGQFEGSIHADNVIYHVEAAHRYNISDHHSIIYREDDMVLPTRGNGLDSGFCGAGYLKTLAQSLKPVDQEAAANRARRTLDEAKTCCLIHLTADHRYFNKFGSVEAVVAQVASYMRAVNDIYDKVAFDGLKLINFKVKSLTVMTKENISDPLTPLYIGPEKLLSLYSENNWGNFCLSYLLTNRDYSGVLGLAWEGKAGNWGGICSQYTTLSNGRHSTLNTGLVTIQNYGQFLPPRHVQLTLAHELGHSLGAPHDEGSNCGSLGSSGGNGRYLMFPEATDKVRENNDKLSTCSVEHINELLRLKKDDCFVVSDTPICGNQIVEEGEECDVGHNYTDLCCYSTKERVGVQCRLKPGKVCSPSQGLCCSQECSFKSELQTCDEETDCQKESNCSGHSALCPDPSPKENLTLCSQGTRVCFNGVCAESVCVKHNLEQCDCPGDSKKQKCLLCCQQPGEPDTCASTTSSVLSRHFQKKVLPLVGGAPCMGNQGYCDKFHVCRLLDADGPIARLKNSFLNLDEYEDLGEWMKIFGCEVAILDLLDSVTNLECSSGFKSTSMSRFTVDGETIFSYGNPPILSP